The DNA region TGTGCCCCAATGTCTGCATTGCCATTGCGTTTAGATTTCCAAAGAGAATGCCCATACAGAAGAACGTGACCTGTAGGTACAAAATTAACAACAGCAGAGAAGGTTGGCCATTATGCAACCAAGCAATTCCAAGAAAGCCCAAACTCCAGATTGAAATAGCTGGACAGGCAATGCCAATCATCCGGCGCATCCCGTAACGCATCACCAAGCGAGAGTTTGCAAAGAACGCTGCACCGATTGAAAGAGCCAACAGGGCAAAGTACAGCGGAAAATCTTCTCCAAGGCCATATTGAATTTGCAGGATCTGCTGAGACATCGAAAGGTAGGCGGCAAAGGGGCCAAAAATTAACCCAGCCGCAATTGTGTGTCCAAAAGCGTGGCGATTCAGGCCAACCTCTTTAACACCAGCAATCAGTCTCTGAGGTGTGAAGGGAATCCGCCTTTCCAGTTTCAAGGTCTCGGGTTGACGCAGTCCAAACCAGATTGAGACGATGGCCCCTAGCCCAAGAAAGAGAGCAAAGATCCCCTGCCAATTCCAGATGTGCAGGATGCCCTGACCAACAGCTGGTGCAATCGCGGGTACAAGGATGAACACCGACATCACGAAGGACATCACTTTTGCCATCGAATCACCAGAGTAGAGATCTCGGATCAGCGCAATGCTGACAATCCTTGGCCCCGCCAAGCCAACCCCCTGCAAAACACGACCAAGGAGCATCATTGTGTAGCTCGTTGAGAAAACCGAGACCAGGCAGCCAATGCTGAACAAACCAATTCCCAGCTGAATCGCAGTTTTGCGTCCAATACTATCGGACAGAGGTCCGAACAGGAGTTGTCCGAGTGCCAATCCGAGAAACAATAGGCTAATCACAAGTTGCGCATCATTCGGATGATCAATCTGAAGGGTAACTCCAAGTTCCTGCAAAGCAGGGATCATCGCATCAATGGTCAAAGCCACCAACGATTGCATCAGAGCCATTAAACCAACAAATTCTGGAAGGGAGGGCGTCCGCTCAGGACGAGCAAAAAGACTCATACGCGATTGGGTTCCTGCTTAAGGAAAATAAAAATCGAGATAGAAAAGTGATTTCTGGATCAGAAACGAAGGAATGGGAGCAGTTCATCGAGAACTTGCTCTGGTGATTCCTCTGGCAGGTAGTGTCCACAGTTCAGGGCGGTACCACTGACATGGTTGGCTCGTTCACGCCAAACTTCGAGAACCTCATACTTACGATGCACAAGGCCCTTCTCTCCCCATAGTGCCAACAGGGGACATTCAATTTTTAGATGCAGATCTGAGGTGTCATGCTCTAAGTCAATACTTGCAGCTGCTCGATAGTCTTCACAGGAGGCATGAATGGTTTCTGGATTTCGGAAGCAGCGCAAGTATTCAGCAAAGGCTTCGGGGGCAAAGATGGAATCAGGAGAACTCCAGCGTCCCATCTTCTCAGTGAGGTAGTATTCGGGATCGGCTCCAATCAGTCGCTCCGGTAGGCCATTGGGCTGAATCAGAAAAAACCAGTGGTAGTAGCCCGTCGCAAATTCCTGATCTGTGGTCTTGAACATGTGATGAGTTGGAGCAATGTCCATCACACAGGCTCGTTCCACACGCTCTGGATGATCAAGGATCATCCGGTGTAACACCCGAGCTCCACGGTCGTGTCCGGCTACGGCAAACTGCTGGTAGCCAAGCTCTTTCATCACCTCAACCATGTCCTTGGCCATCTCACGCTTGGAGTAGGGCTCATGATCGATCGTAGACTCTGGTTTTGAGCTGTCTCCATAACCACGCAAATCTGGACAGATGACGTGAAATTCTTCTGCCAATTGTGGAGCTACGCGGTGCCACATCATATGTGTTTGTGGATAGCCATGAAGCAGCAGCAGAGGCCTCCCTGCCCCTCCATGAACCAGGTTGATTTCCGCTCCCCGGGTCTGAATCCGAGCTGCTTCAAAGCCTTCAGCAAAGGTTGATTTATTGCTCATTGTATTGAATTTTTTCCACAAAATATTTCCTAAAAACTTAGGATCAGATTCATTTCTCTCTTGCGTGAGTTGCTAAAAAGCAAGAACCTGCCACTAGACTTGATCACATTTGTTATTTTTAAGATTGAACCTCTTTTTCATAAGGAACAAGTGTTGTTGAACGACATCGGTTCCATCTCTTTGCTCAGCCAGGAAATTCATGATTCTCTACGCCTTCCCCATCAGTAACTTCTGCAGCAAGGTCAAAATTGTCCTGAGACACAAACAGATTCCCCACAAGATCTTACCACCACCGAGTGGGTATGGGTCAGCTGAATACAAGCAGATCGTCCCAACCGGCAAAATCCCAGGATTAGTGGATGATCAATTGGTACTCTCTGAATCAGAAGCCATCAACGAATATCTAGAAGAAAAGTATCCGAATCCTGTAATGCTTCCGGGTGATCCTGCAAAACGGGCTCTGATTCGTCAACTCTCAAGACATCATGATCTTGCAGTGGAACCCATTATCCGCTCCCTGTTTGGCCAAGTCGCTTACCAGAATCGAAACACAGAGGTCTTGGAGGCCAAGGCTGCTGAACTCCAAAAGCGGCTCAACATGTTGGCTGAGTTGGTAGATCCTCAACCGTTCTTGCTGACTTCAGAACTGTCTCTAGCTGATGTGGGGTATGCCCCAACACTACTATTGGGAGAGTTGATGTGGGAGTGCTTTGGAATGTCCTGGAACCTACAGTCACGACTGAAAGAATGGCAGCAGAATATTCAGAAGGTCCCCGCTGTCTCAGAAACTCTTCAGGAAGCCCGCGAAGCCACGGTCACGTGGATTGCCAGCAAGCAAGGATGATTTCTGCTCATGCACTATTTTTATCTGGCGCTGGCGATCCTGGGTGAAGTGATTGGGACCAGTTTTCTCAAGGCCACAGAAGACTTCACCAAACTCTGGCCCAGCCTGGTTGTGGTACTTGGCTATGGTGCCGCCTTCTACTTCCTAACCCTCTCCCTGAAGGTGATTCCTGTGGGGATCGCTTATGCCACCTGGTCGGGGATTGGGATTGTGCTGATTACTATCATCTCGATATTTATCTACAAACAGGTCCCCGACTGGGCTGCCATTGTTGGGATGGCCTTGATCATCGCTGGAGTGGGAGTCATTCAGTTATTTTCCAAGACGGTGCATCCTTAGTAAATTAAAAGTGCAACTCTTGAAAATAATTGAAAACTCTCTGAATTATTTTTGTGCCACAAAATCCTTGACAATCTAGCAGATTCTAATAAAAGAACTGGTATGATAAGTATACCGCTAAAAAAGAATCACATAAAAAGAAAACGACTTTACGAAGAAGTTGTTGAGCGAATTCAACAACTGATTAATTCGGGGGAGATTCGGCCAGGGGACTCTTTACCATCAGAGAGAGAACTGATGGAAATTTATGGAGTAGGAAGGCCAGCAATTCGAGAAGCACTCCTTACTTTACAGAAGGCAGGATTTGTTTCTGTGAGTGGGGGAGGGCGAACTAAAGTTATTGAACCAACTGCAGAGCATATTGTTGAATCTTTATCAACGGCAGCACATCACTGGTTGGGGCATCCAGAGGGTGTCAAAAACTTTCAAGCAGCCAGAAAATTCTTCGAGTGTGGTCTTGCGAGATATGCAGCGCAACATGCAACAGAAGATGACCTCCAGCTGTTAATGAAAGCGTTGCAAGTAAATAAGGATTCAATGAATAACTCTAAACTTTTTGCACAAACAGATGTTGATTTTCATTATGTCTTAGCTATGATCCCAAAAAATAGCATATTTAAAGGGATTCATGCTGCTATCTCTGAATGGTTAATAGATCAAAGACATACAGCTTTAAGTTCACCAGGTGAAAATAAGATTGCATACCAAGCCCATAAAGAAATTGCTGAGGCAATTTTCAAGAAAAATGCGGATTTAGCTGAAAGTCTAATGGAAAACCATCTAGATCAGGTTGCTGAAGCTTATTGGGAAATTACAAAAAGCCAGGAGATGGCATTGAAAGACCAAAACAGCTAATTAATCATGTTTTTACACAATTCAATTGATCATAGAAATAAAGTCAAAATATGAGTTTAAATTATACATTTTTGAGAAATTTAGAATCAAAGGAACTGATTACGGGGATAATGATTTTTGAGTTTTTTAATCTTGGTCTGCCAAAGATTCTCAAAGAGTGTGGTGCAGATTTTGTGATATACGATGCCGAACACAGTGGTGTGGGCATAGAAACAATCAAGATGATGGTAGCAGCAGGAAGGGAGTTAGACCTTTACCCAATTGTCAGAGTGCCTAGTTTAGACCAAAACTCAATATCACAATACCTAGATGCAGGGATCAAAGGCATTATGGTGCCAAATGTTAAATCCGCTAAAGAAGCAAAACAGATAGTGAAACTAGCCAAATATAGGCCAATTGGTGAGAGAGGTATTGCTTTCAATGTTGCGCATGATCATTACAGTCCAGATGATCCAGAAAAAAAGATTCGAGAAGCAAACAGTAGCAATACTGTCATTGCAATGATTGAGAGTAAAGAAGGAGTTGAGAACTGCGAAGAAATTTTGTCAGTTGAAGGAATTGATATGGGATGGCTAGGTCATTTTGACTTAACAGACTCACTGGGAGTGTTAGGTAATTTCCAACATGAATTATTTACTGAAAGTGTAGAGAAAGTTTCTAAGGCAGGTAAATTAACTAATAAACCACTTGGGTTTCTGGATATTAATCAGTCTATGCTACTACAGTTTAGAAAATTGGGTTTTTCGGTACTTGGTTATGGACATGAAGTGTTGGTCTTTCAAAAGGCATTCAAGGATGGGATAAAAATGATGAAACATTTAAAAACAGGAGGAAATATGTAAAAACAATTTTTCATCAGTGATTAAAATAATTTCTTACAATATGAGGTGTAAAATGAGGAATTTCATACTAGCAATTGCAGGTATTGTGATCGGGACAGTAGCCCATGCTGAGATATTGATTGGGTTTGGTGCACCAGCTCTCGATGGTGGACAAAGAGCCATCATGAATGGATTTGTCTCAAAAGCAGAGGAGAAAGGTTGGGAGGTGATCGTATCGAATGCTAATTCAGATGCACAACAGCAAGCAAACCAATTGGACAATTTCATTGCACAGGGGGTCGATGCAATTGTCACGGTACCGGTAGATAGCAAAGCTGTTTGTTCCTCAGTTGAAAGAGCTCAAGATGCTGGGATTCTTTTCTATACTATAGATCGTTCAACCATTGGTTGTAAGGTTAATATGACAGTTCAGGCTGATAATTATTTGGCGGGACAGCAGGCAGCTGAGGAATTGGTCAGGCTTCTCACTGTCAAGCATTCAAAAGCCAAGGGAACAGTCTTAGAACTACAGGGGAATATGGGGCAAAACGTAGCCCAGTTGAGAGGTGGAGGCTTTAACGATGTAATGAAAAAGCACCCTGACATCAAAGTCATTAGCAAGCCAACTCAATGGCAAGCAGAGAATTTTGGTCAGGCTACACTAGATGTCGTGGGATCAAATGCAATTGATGGCATCTATTATCACTCTGATTGTGTGGGAACACGACCAATCTCAGCGGCACTGGATCAACTGAATAAGAACTATAAAAGAGGTCACAAAGACCACATCTTCAGAGTGGCTGTGGACGGCTGCAGTGACGGATTGCAGGCAATCAAGGATGGCTGGAGTGACCAGGCCTCAAGCCAACCACTGCCAGACTTCGGAATCATAGTCAATTGGATCGAGAAAGAACTGAATAATGAGCAGATTCAACTAGGAAGTGTAATCCAGCAAGGAGCACCTTGGTCGCCTGCAAAGATATTCGAAAGTGACTCAGGCTTGATGCTAAATCTAGCAACATCTAATGTCACTTCAGCAAATGTATATAACCCTGCTTTATGGGGTAATATCAAGTAAGTGTTTAAACAAATACTGGGACAACAATAATCAGGTCCCAGTATTCAAATAAAAGGGAGAAAGAAAAAGAACTTATAAGCCCAATGAGATTCCTCAATTTAATTTTAAACAACCTGATCTGGTTTCTCGTCTTTTCAGCATTTATCTTCTTTTCGGTTGCCTCCGATAGATTCCTTAATCCTGTTACAATCAGTAATATCTTAATCAGTATTTCTGCGTTGGGATTTCTTGTCTTAAGCCAGTCTTACACATTTATTACTGGAAACTTTGATCTATCAGTCGAATCAACCTTAGCTTTTACTGCGATGGTTGCAGCTTTACTGATTATCTCCTCAGAAAATGGTGGACTTGATATTGGATTGCATTACATCTGGGCAATCCTAATTATGCTTATCATCGGAATAAAGATTGGCTTGTTCAATGGTTACCTAATCACAAAGATAAAGGTAAACAATCTAATTGTTACAATTGCAATGTTATTTCTTCTGAGAGGGTTAACATATGGAATTTCTCCAGGTACGACAATCAGCTTTTTTCCAGATGGTTTTAGATGGCTTGGCAATGATTCCATCATCAAATTTAGTATTGATGGCTATCGTGGCAAATTAGTAATACCAGTTTCAGGTCTACTAGTTACATTAGCATTTATAATTGCGTTCTTTCACACAAAATATACACAGTTTGGAAGAAATATGTATGCAATTGGTGCTGACAAAGAAATTGCAAGAAATAATGGTATAAATGTCGATCGCACAATTATAATAGTGTACATGATCGCAGGATTATGTGCAGCTATTGCAGGAATCATAATCGCAGGACGATTAAACAGTGCTACACCAACAATGGGGCATGGAATCATCTTTACTGTACATGCTGCAGCAATTATTGGTGGTATGAGTATTTATGGAGGAAGAGGAAATGTTGTCGGTGCTTTCGGAGGAGTTTTGCTCTGGGCAATTCTGGACACAGGACTCAATATTATGCGTGTTTCACCTTTCTGGATTGAAGTAAGTAGGGGACTTCTACTTCTACTTGCTGTACTCATTGAAGCAATAAGAAATAAATACCAGCAAAGAATTCTAACAATCAATAAATTCTCTCGATCAAAAGTGGGCCAAGAAGATCAATTCTACTGGAAACATAGTTAGGAAATGAAAGAAATTTTACAATTAGTTGATATCAGCAAAAGATTTCCAGGTAATCAAGCATTATCCTCCGTATCGGTAACATTCCATGAGAATGAAATTCATGGGATAGTGGGTAAAAATGGTGCAGGTAAGTCAACACTAATGAACATTGTCATGGGGATCATAGATGCTGATGAAGGAGAAATTTTCTTCAATGATACTAAAATTCAGAATGCTCAACCCAGGACTATGATTGAACTGGGAATTACTTTCGTACCACAAAAGCTTCGAATGCTTAACACACTTTCAGTTGCAGAAAATTTATTCTGTGGAAATCTTCCTAAGAATCAGTATGGACTCATCAATTGGAATAAAGTTTATAGGAAAGCGAACGAAGCCTTAAGTAGTATGGGCCTTAATCTAGATTGTAAAATTTCTGTACAAGAGTTAAGTGTTGAACAAAGAACAATGCTAATTATATCTAAAGCAGTTCTTTATGATTCAAAAATAATAATTTTAGATGAACCAACTGCTGTTTTAAATAAAAGAGAAAGAAGATTATTATTTAAATTCATAAATCAGCAAAAGGAGAAAGGAATAAGTTTCATTTTCATTTCTCATCATTTAGAAGAAATTTTCGAAATTTGTGACAATGTAACAGTACTTGTTGATGGGACAAGTAAAGGCACACATTGCGTAAATGAATTAGACATAGAAAAATTAATCAATTTAATGGTCGGAAAAAGCGTAGGTTCGTACAAGAGAACGAATTACATCAGTAATAAGAAAAAAGTTTTTGAGGTAAAAAACTTAACACGGCGGGGTTATTTTGAGAAAATCAACTTTGCTATTCATGAAGGTGAAATTTTGGGAATTTGCGGCCTTGGATCTTCAGGGTTGAATGAATTGATGCAAAGTCTCTATGGAATGGACAGAAGAGGAATTGGTGAGATCAAACTTGAAGGAAAAGATTTTAAAAGTAAAACACCCTCAGAATCAATGAAACAGGGGGTAGCATACTTAACACATGACAGGCATGAGAATGGGTTGATAAATTTCC from SAR324 cluster bacterium includes:
- a CDS encoding multidrug effflux MFS transporter; protein product: MSLFARPERTPSLPEFVGLMALMQSLVALTIDAMIPALQELGVTLQIDHPNDAQLVISLLFLGLALGQLLFGPLSDSIGRKTAIQLGIGLFSIGCLVSVFSTSYTMMLLGRVLQGVGLAGPRIVSIALIRDLYSGDSMAKVMSFVMSVFILVPAIAPAVGQGILHIWNWQGIFALFLGLGAIVSIWFGLRQPETLKLERRIPFTPQRLIAGVKEVGLNRHAFGHTIAAGLIFGPFAAYLSMSQQILQIQYGLGEDFPLYFALLALSIGAAFFANSRLVMRYGMRRMIGIACPAISIWSLGFLGIAWLHNGQPSLLLLILYLQVTFFCMGILFGNLNAMAMQTLGHIAGIGAAIVGFLSTTIGVTFGSVIGQLYDQSIAPLVIGYFFGSALSILAIHWANQGGVPSTGVEVALAK
- a CDS encoding ABC transporter permease — its product is MRFLNLILNNLIWFLVFSAFIFFSVASDRFLNPVTISNILISISALGFLVLSQSYTFITGNFDLSVESTLAFTAMVAALLIISSENGGLDIGLHYIWAILIMLIIGIKIGLFNGYLITKIKVNNLIVTIAMLFLLRGLTYGISPGTTISFFPDGFRWLGNDSIIKFSIDGYRGKLVIPVSGLLVTLAFIIAFFHTKYTQFGRNMYAIGADKEIARNNGINVDRTIIIVYMIAGLCAAIAGIIIAGRLNSATPTMGHGIIFTVHAAAIIGGMSIYGGRGNVVGAFGGVLLWAILDTGLNIMRVSPFWIEVSRGLLLLLAVLIEAIRNKYQQRILTINKFSRSKVGQEDQFYWKHS
- a CDS encoding glutathione S-transferase family protein: MILYAFPISNFCSKVKIVLRHKQIPHKILPPPSGYGSAEYKQIVPTGKIPGLVDDQLVLSESEAINEYLEEKYPNPVMLPGDPAKRALIRQLSRHHDLAVEPIIRSLFGQVAYQNRNTEVLEAKAAELQKRLNMLAELVDPQPFLLTSELSLADVGYAPTLLLGELMWECFGMSWNLQSRLKEWQQNIQKVPAVSETLQEAREATVTWIASKQG
- a CDS encoding aldolase/citrate lyase family protein; the protein is MSLNYTFLRNLESKELITGIMIFEFFNLGLPKILKECGADFVIYDAEHSGVGIETIKMMVAAGRELDLYPIVRVPSLDQNSISQYLDAGIKGIMVPNVKSAKEAKQIVKLAKYRPIGERGIAFNVAHDHYSPDDPEKKIREANSSNTVIAMIESKEGVENCEEILSVEGIDMGWLGHFDLTDSLGVLGNFQHELFTESVEKVSKAGKLTNKPLGFLDINQSMLLQFRKLGFSVLGYGHEVLVFQKAFKDGIKMMKHLKTGGNM
- a CDS encoding sugar ABC transporter ATP-binding protein, with amino-acid sequence MKEILQLVDISKRFPGNQALSSVSVTFHENEIHGIVGKNGAGKSTLMNIVMGIIDADEGEIFFNDTKIQNAQPRTMIELGITFVPQKLRMLNTLSVAENLFCGNLPKNQYGLINWNKVYRKANEALSSMGLNLDCKISVQELSVEQRTMLIISKAVLYDSKIIILDEPTAVLNKRERRLLFKFINQQKEKGISFIFISHHLEEIFEICDNVTVLVDGTSKGTHCVNELDIEKLINLMVGKSVGSYKRTNYISNKKKVFEVKNLTRRGYFEKINFAIHEGEILGICGLGSSGLNELMQSLYGMDRRGIGEIKLEGKDFKSKTPSESMKQGVAYLTHDRHENGLINFRSLAENITVSVLNKISNWTFIRNSKERHIAIDQIEKLKIHPPDLEKAIDLFSGGNQQKIIFGRLSVINPKLMLLQEPTQGVDVNAKNDIYRIIEDLSLDQISILIASSEIREMINICDRIIVMNENRLVEEFAHESFSFEKIMLSMEQAQS
- a CDS encoding alpha/beta hydrolase; protein product: MSNKSTFAEGFEAARIQTRGAEINLVHGGAGRPLLLLHGYPQTHMMWHRVAPQLAEEFHVICPDLRGYGDSSKPESTIDHEPYSKREMAKDMVEVMKELGYQQFAVAGHDRGARVLHRMILDHPERVERACVMDIAPTHHMFKTTDQEFATGYYHWFFLIQPNGLPERLIGADPEYYLTEKMGRWSSPDSIFAPEAFAEYLRCFRNPETIHASCEDYRAAASIDLEHDTSDLHLKIECPLLALWGEKGLVHRKYEVLEVWRERANHVSGTALNCGHYLPEESPEQVLDELLPFLRF
- a CDS encoding sugar ABC transporter substrate-binding protein produces the protein MRNFILAIAGIVIGTVAHAEILIGFGAPALDGGQRAIMNGFVSKAEEKGWEVIVSNANSDAQQQANQLDNFIAQGVDAIVTVPVDSKAVCSSVERAQDAGILFYTIDRSTIGCKVNMTVQADNYLAGQQAAEELVRLLTVKHSKAKGTVLELQGNMGQNVAQLRGGGFNDVMKKHPDIKVISKPTQWQAENFGQATLDVVGSNAIDGIYYHSDCVGTRPISAALDQLNKNYKRGHKDHIFRVAVDGCSDGLQAIKDGWSDQASSQPLPDFGIIVNWIEKELNNEQIQLGSVIQQGAPWSPAKIFESDSGLMLNLATSNVTSANVYNPALWGNIK
- the nanR gene encoding transcriptional regulator NanR, producing the protein MISIPLKKNHIKRKRLYEEVVERIQQLINSGEIRPGDSLPSERELMEIYGVGRPAIREALLTLQKAGFVSVSGGGRTKVIEPTAEHIVESLSTAAHHWLGHPEGVKNFQAARKFFECGLARYAAQHATEDDLQLLMKALQVNKDSMNNSKLFAQTDVDFHYVLAMIPKNSIFKGIHAAISEWLIDQRHTALSSPGENKIAYQAHKEIAEAIFKKNADLAESLMENHLDQVAEAYWEITKSQEMALKDQNS
- a CDS encoding multidrug efflux SMR transporter, producing MHYFYLALAILGEVIGTSFLKATEDFTKLWPSLVVVLGYGAAFYFLTLSLKVIPVGIAYATWSGIGIVLITIISIFIYKQVPDWAAIVGMALIIAGVGVIQLFSKTVHP